One stretch of Chryseobacterium indologenes DNA includes these proteins:
- a CDS encoding DUF6624 domain-containing protein: MNQHKISERLLQLAQNDLKVRERLMRNDQLIGGYHPEMEKVHRENAAALRQIIKEIGFPGISKVGTEASEAAWLIAQHAIAEPAFMKLFFELMTENSWDINKKHWAYLNDRILYFQGKPQRFGTQLNADGSIYPVMDPGRLNVLRMEYDLPIIPHKDLKRIAKIEEIERIENGNPDYVMWRDRVGWKT, encoded by the coding sequence ATGAATCAACATAAAATTTCTGAAAGATTACTTCAATTAGCACAGAATGATTTAAAGGTGCGGGAAAGATTAATGCGCAACGATCAACTGATTGGAGGTTATCATCCTGAAATGGAAAAGGTACACCGGGAAAATGCAGCAGCGCTGAGACAGATTATTAAAGAAATTGGATTTCCCGGAATATCGAAAGTGGGCACAGAGGCCAGTGAGGCAGCGTGGCTGATTGCCCAACATGCGATTGCCGAGCCCGCATTTATGAAATTATTTTTTGAATTGATGACTGAAAATAGCTGGGATATCAATAAAAAGCATTGGGCCTATCTTAATGACAGGATTCTGTATTTTCAGGGTAAACCTCAGCGATTTGGAACCCAGCTCAACGCAGACGGCAGTATCTATCCCGTAATGGATCCTGGACGGTTGAATGTGTTACGGATGGAATACGATCTGCCAATTATTCCCCATAAAGATTTGAAGCGTATCGCTAAAATCGAGGAGATCGAACGTATTGAAAATGGAAATCCTGATTATGTGATGTGGCGGGACCGTGTCGGGTGGAAGACCTAA
- a CDS encoding VOC family protein, with translation MKKVTGIGGIFLKCKDPKAINEWYKTHLGFNTTPYGTSFEWLEKDSGKEGITQWNTFPEESDYFQPSEKDFMINYRVDNLDALVQELKGQGVTLVDQVAVYSYGKFVHIIDPEGNKIQLWEPM, from the coding sequence ATGAAAAAAGTGACAGGCATCGGCGGCATCTTCTTAAAATGCAAAGATCCAAAAGCAATCAATGAATGGTATAAGACTCATCTGGGTTTCAATACCACACCGTATGGCACCAGCTTCGAATGGCTGGAAAAAGATTCGGGCAAGGAGGGCATCACCCAATGGAACACTTTTCCGGAAGAGTCAGATTATTTCCAACCATCGGAAAAAGACTTTATGATCAATTACCGGGTTGACAACCTGGATGCGCTGGTGCAGGAACTCAAAGGACAAGGTGTTACCCTTGTTGATCAAGTGGCGGTGTACAGTTACGGTAAATTTGTCCATATCATCGATCCTGAAGGGAACAAGATCCAGTTGTGGGAACCCATGTAA